A single genomic interval of Leptospirales bacterium harbors:
- a CDS encoding efflux RND transporter permease subunit, with amino-acid sequence MRLSDLSIARPVLAWMIMFALIVFGAVALGRLGVSYMPDVDFPLLSVSVSWEGAAPEVMESEIVDRLERRLIAVEGLKEMTSSVRQGSATVNLEFDINRNVDVALQEVQTAISRLELPVGVLPPTVRKSNPEDDPILWLGLSGEADTHALFVYADQNIVDRLQLLPGVGEVFAGGQPERNLRIWASSSALNARQLTILDLQQAFQLEHAEGAAGYLDDRREERNLRVLGEALSPEQAGSLRITRRAGAPIYFADIRVRDVAQIEDGLSDYRRITRVNGRNALSIGVRKQIGANTVAVGERVKAEVALLQAELPPGMKLETVFDSTRFVREAIQETEFTLILSGILTAAVCWLFLGSFQSTLNVVLSIPTSVVGSFLVLYFLDFSLNLFTLLGLSLAIGIVVDDNIMVLENIVRHFDMGKDRLRAAREGAREIYFAAVAASTAVAAIFLPVAFMEGVIGKFFFQFGVTITAAVALSLLDAVTLTPMRASRLLSRNERPPAIVRVVQGWTAAAGIFYERWLQRALRRRLWTLGLALAVFCLSMLAAFFLRKEFVPAQDQSQFGVRLLLPTGSSLEYTSEKFKELEQRLSRIPEVARYLSIVGGVGGGESSSGIMFVTLKPAEQRQRRQQQIMEQVRKEALQISGMRASLFDFSTRGLTARRGFPVEFSIRGPQWSELESASKRIIQRMEASGQYLDLDSDYRQGMPETRVIPDRNQAAIRGVSISAIVNTVAAAMGGVRAGRFTNDGRRYDIRLRLRPDEWQRPSDLNHVLVRNNFGELTPLASVARFSSGPALSTLTRVDRQRAISIRSNLPPQASQSEAIALAAQIAHSELPRGYSYHAGGGSRGFAESFDSLYFALWLGVLAAYMILAAQFNSFLHPIAVLLALPFSVSGAMLALFLSGQSINLYSLIGLVLLMGIAKKNSILLVEFANEARRRGASVTDALLEAGRVRLRPILMTSLTSIAAAIPPALALGPGAESRIPMAIAVIGGMALSTLLTLFVTPAAYSLLARLESSRAA; translated from the coding sequence ATGAGGCTCTCCGACCTCTCCATCGCTCGCCCGGTGCTGGCCTGGATGATCATGTTTGCGCTGATTGTTTTTGGGGCGGTGGCGCTGGGCCGCTTGGGCGTCAGTTACATGCCTGATGTCGATTTTCCGCTGCTTTCGGTCAGCGTTAGCTGGGAGGGAGCTGCGCCGGAGGTCATGGAATCGGAGATCGTCGATCGGTTGGAACGACGCTTGATTGCTGTCGAAGGCCTGAAAGAGATGACCAGCTCGGTCCGCCAGGGATCGGCCACAGTCAATCTGGAGTTTGATATCAACCGCAACGTTGACGTCGCGCTGCAGGAGGTGCAAACCGCTATCAGTAGACTGGAGCTGCCAGTCGGCGTGCTTCCGCCAACGGTGCGCAAGTCCAATCCCGAGGACGATCCGATCCTGTGGCTCGGGCTTTCGGGAGAGGCGGATACCCATGCGTTGTTCGTATATGCCGATCAGAATATCGTTGATCGACTGCAATTGCTGCCTGGCGTAGGCGAGGTCTTTGCTGGCGGACAGCCGGAACGCAATTTGCGCATCTGGGCCTCCAGCAGCGCGCTGAACGCGCGACAGTTGACGATCCTGGACTTACAGCAGGCCTTTCAGCTAGAGCACGCCGAGGGCGCCGCCGGCTATCTGGACGATCGACGCGAGGAACGCAACCTGCGTGTTCTGGGCGAAGCGCTTAGCCCGGAACAGGCCGGATCGCTGCGCATCACGCGCCGCGCCGGCGCGCCAATCTATTTCGCCGATATTCGGGTGCGCGATGTAGCTCAAATAGAAGATGGACTCAGCGATTATCGGCGCATCACGCGCGTCAACGGGCGCAACGCGCTTTCGATCGGCGTTCGCAAGCAAATCGGCGCCAACACGGTGGCGGTTGGCGAGCGCGTCAAGGCCGAGGTTGCGCTGCTGCAGGCCGAACTGCCGCCCGGCATGAAACTGGAGACGGTCTTTGACAGCACGCGATTTGTACGCGAAGCGATCCAGGAAACGGAATTCACGCTGATCCTTTCGGGGATACTCACCGCTGCAGTATGCTGGCTCTTTCTCGGCAGTTTTCAGTCTACATTGAATGTTGTCCTTTCCATTCCGACTTCCGTCGTGGGCTCATTCCTGGTCCTCTACTTTCTTGATTTTTCGCTCAACCTCTTTACCCTGTTGGGGCTTTCGCTGGCCATCGGCATCGTCGTCGACGATAACATCATGGTACTGGAAAACATTGTCCGTCACTTTGATATGGGCAAAGATCGCCTGCGCGCTGCTCGCGAGGGGGCGCGCGAAATATACTTCGCTGCAGTGGCCGCTTCGACAGCCGTGGCTGCCATCTTCCTGCCAGTAGCCTTCATGGAGGGCGTCATCGGTAAGTTTTTTTTCCAGTTCGGAGTAACAATAACGGCGGCGGTCGCGCTCAGCCTGCTGGACGCTGTAACGCTGACGCCAATGCGCGCCTCGCGATTGCTCAGTCGCAACGAACGGCCGCCGGCCATCGTGCGAGTCGTGCAAGGCTGGACGGCCGCCGCCGGCATATTCTATGAGCGATGGTTGCAACGCGCACTGCGTCGCCGGCTCTGGACGCTTGGTCTGGCGCTTGCCGTATTCTGCCTTTCGATGCTGGCCGCCTTCTTCCTGAGAAAGGAATTTGTTCCGGCGCAGGACCAAAGCCAGTTTGGCGTACGATTGCTGCTGCCAACTGGATCATCGCTGGAGTACACGTCGGAGAAATTCAAAGAGCTGGAGCAACGACTCAGTCGGATCCCCGAAGTCGCTCGCTACCTGTCAATCGTCGGCGGCGTGGGCGGAGGCGAATCATCGAGCGGCATCATGTTTGTGACGCTCAAGCCTGCAGAACAGCGGCAGCGACGACAGCAGCAAATTATGGAGCAGGTGCGCAAGGAAGCCCTGCAGATTTCCGGCATGCGCGCTTCGCTTTTCGATTTTTCGACGCGCGGACTTACGGCTCGGCGCGGCTTTCCGGTGGAATTCTCAATTCGCGGACCACAATGGAGCGAGCTGGAGTCGGCCTCAAAACGCATCATCCAGCGAATGGAAGCCAGCGGACAGTATCTGGATCTGGATAGCGACTACCGCCAGGGAATGCCTGAAACCAGAGTGATTCCAGACCGCAACCAGGCCGCCATTCGCGGCGTAAGCATCAGCGCCATTGTCAACACGGTCGCCGCCGCCATGGGCGGAGTTCGCGCCGGGCGCTTTACCAACGATGGTCGACGCTATGATATTCGTCTGCGCCTGCGGCCTGACGAATGGCAACGACCCTCCGACCTGAATCATGTTCTGGTGCGCAATAACTTTGGCGAACTCACTCCGCTGGCCAGCGTGGCGCGCTTCAGCAGCGGCCCGGCCTTATCGACGCTGACGCGAGTGGATCGCCAGCGGGCGATCAGCATACGCTCCAATCTGCCGCCGCAGGCCTCGCAATCAGAAGCCATCGCTCTGGCCGCTCAAATAGCGCACAGCGAACTGCCGCGCGGTTACTCCTACCATGCCGGCGGCGGCAGCCGCGGATTTGCCGAGAGCTTCGACAGTCTGTACTTTGCACTCTGGCTGGGCGTGCTTGCCGCCTATATGATTCTGGCAGCCCAATTCAACAGTTTTCTGCACCCCATTGCCGTACTGCTGGCCCTGCCCTTCAGCGTCAGCGGCGCCATGCTGGCGCTCTTTTTGAGCGGACAGTCGATCAATCTCTACAGCCTGATTGGACTGGTGCTGTTGATGGGCATTGCCAAAAAGAATTCAATCTTGCTGGTGGAATTTGCCAATGAAGCGCGCAGGCGCGGCGCCAGCGTCACGGACGCGCTGCTGGAGGCCGGCCGCGTACGCCTGCGCCCGATCCTTATGACTTCTTTAACATCGATTGCAGCGGCAATTCCGCCGGCCCTGGCTCTGGGGCCGGGCGCCGAAAGTCGCATTCCCATGGCCATCGCCGTCATTGGAGGCATGGCGCTTTCAACCCTGCTGACGCTCTTTGTTACCCCGGCCGCCTACAGTCTGCTGGCGCGTCTTGAGTCGAGTCGAGCTGCCTGA
- a CDS encoding TolC family protein: MEQLSRWLLNLRFLTAATIAVASLQAEGDATRAAAADGIGGSRRLTLQDCYRLALELSEQDQIRAENLKAAEARYRQSLAAYFPQFSLFAAPTWQDRIEQDRRRQQAEDAIRLLAPAQQSQLLALLPARESDAQGTNPYVGGVALSWPLFSGFRTLHESRALQQERQALEFERQRSRELLYQDLAEVYYQALMYAQILASLDSEQTALKERIAELRARVRLGRSRQGDLLQAESDLAQNRVEAELQRGLARATTELLGFLIGRTPADTRLAPASDPPAPENIAAYLEHTGERSDLLQAAAALRAARQRSEVASGEHWPQASLQGEYYLRQRPDSSRDWRVTLRIDLPLFSGGATAARVDEAAARLRGSELDLDRLRRLSDYEVRASYSDFSSAAARLLLLREAAALARANYNVQVRDYRLGIVTNLEALSALTRVFVLERSIVQTEMQTRLASIRLQIAAGRSPP, translated from the coding sequence TTGGAGCAGTTGTCGCGCTGGCTCTTGAACCTTCGATTTCTGACGGCGGCAACCATCGCCGTCGCTTCGCTGCAGGCCGAGGGCGATGCAACCCGGGCCGCGGCTGCGGACGGCATCGGCGGCAGCCGGCGGCTTACTCTTCAGGACTGTTACCGCCTGGCGCTGGAACTCAGCGAGCAAGATCAGATTCGCGCCGAGAACCTGAAAGCTGCAGAGGCAAGGTACCGCCAGAGTCTGGCCGCCTATTTTCCTCAATTCAGTCTCTTTGCCGCCCCAACCTGGCAGGACCGCATCGAACAGGACCGTCGGCGGCAGCAGGCCGAAGATGCCATTCGACTGCTGGCGCCGGCCCAGCAGTCGCAGCTGCTGGCGCTCCTGCCGGCGCGGGAAAGCGATGCACAGGGAACCAATCCCTACGTCGGCGGAGTGGCGCTCAGCTGGCCCCTGTTCAGCGGCTTTCGCACCCTGCATGAATCGCGCGCCTTGCAACAGGAACGGCAGGCCCTGGAATTTGAGCGACAGCGATCTCGCGAGCTGCTCTACCAGGATCTGGCCGAAGTTTACTACCAGGCGCTGATGTATGCGCAGATTCTGGCATCGCTGGATAGCGAACAGACTGCGCTGAAAGAGCGCATAGCGGAGTTGCGCGCTCGGGTGCGACTTGGACGCTCGCGGCAGGGCGATCTACTGCAAGCTGAAAGCGATCTGGCCCAGAACCGCGTGGAGGCGGAACTGCAGCGCGGCCTGGCGCGCGCCACGACGGAATTGCTTGGATTTTTGATCGGTCGCACTCCAGCCGATACGCGACTGGCGCCGGCCAGCGATCCGCCGGCGCCGGAAAACATTGCCGCCTACCTGGAACATACAGGAGAACGCAGCGATCTTTTGCAGGCGGCGGCCGCCTTGCGCGCCGCGCGCCAGCGCAGCGAGGTCGCCAGCGGCGAACACTGGCCGCAGGCCAGCCTGCAGGGAGAATACTATTTGCGCCAGCGCCCCGACAGCAGTCGCGACTGGCGCGTCACGCTGCGCATTGATCTGCCGCTCTTCTCCGGGGGCGCCACGGCGGCGCGCGTCGATGAGGCCGCCGCCCGGCTGCGCGGCAGCGAACTCGATCTTGATCGACTGCGCCGACTGAGCGACTACGAGGTCCGCGCTTCTTACAGCGATTTCAGTTCCGCCGCGGCCAGACTGTTGTTGTTGCGCGAAGCGGCAGCGCTGGCGCGCGCCAACTACAACGTGCAGGTTCGCGACTACCGCCTGGGAATCGTTACCAACCTGGAGGCGCTGAGCGCCCTGACGCGCGTCTTTGTTCTGGAGCGCAGCATTGTTCAAACCGAGATGCAAACCAGGCTGGCATCGATTCGATTGCAAATCGCCGCCGGACGGTCGCCGCCATGA